The Polyangiaceae bacterium genome includes a region encoding these proteins:
- a CDS encoding PD40 domain-containing protein, producing MSLSKRSIFAVALVCFGVAHACGGDEGGGVAGNTGGSVGTGGSSASGGGGTGADSGLIFDGPQSEIESLSVEPASAIIDVLNGTSTPAQFKAVGKLKGGGTTAVSATWSFDRLDLGLISPAASLKAHGNKGGSGTVTATYGALTATASATINLKFEDDTANLPQSDKDKFKTPDANPSGTLLYPYDQTVFARGILAPELMWSGGGAGDKYKLEIADKSVTLTAYFSADPPSRFSMKKEWWTALTESSDGSPVSVKVSRLDAAGAAHQAMSQSWTIAPGNLRGTIYYWAVNTGTLMKIAPGASSPVAVFDPGPANQLGSPAPANYNGTQPPWESGGNGKRCVACHTVSKDGSTLATVFEKTGSTASPWGTIDLTQSTPPVVQISSYTSTTIYLALSPDGAYAVHNDLNMSMHLANAKTGAAVASALDGIADKVCDPVFSPDGKLLAFSSNVTGAYPVEFTRADLDVFEFDQNTLTFSNRKNIVNGANLAIAFPSFSPDSKWILYQKGDYSRAKYGAGNNLTGHNKLYIADVAKQVGEIELSAASGTSLPAKDQLRSYQPTVNPVAVGGYIWVVFFSPRDYGNRMQSTSDSTTENRKQLWVSAVDLNPQPGKDPSHPAFWLPGQDLSTINMSGYWALEPCKQNGLECNEGYECCTGFCRDQGDGTFKCVPPPTNQCALVGEKCTTVADCCLPPGSKIQCIGGFCALPGPA from the coding sequence ATGTCCCTCTCGAAGCGCAGCATCTTTGCGGTCGCTCTGGTTTGCTTCGGCGTCGCGCACGCCTGCGGCGGTGACGAAGGGGGAGGGGTCGCGGGAAACACCGGTGGCTCGGTCGGCACCGGCGGCAGCAGCGCGTCCGGTGGCGGCGGCACGGGCGCCGACTCCGGCTTGATCTTCGACGGACCCCAGAGCGAGATCGAGTCGCTCAGCGTCGAGCCGGCGAGCGCGATCATCGACGTCTTGAACGGCACCAGCACGCCAGCGCAGTTCAAGGCCGTGGGCAAGCTCAAGGGCGGCGGCACCACCGCCGTCAGCGCGACCTGGAGCTTCGACCGGCTCGACCTCGGGCTGATCTCGCCGGCAGCGAGCCTCAAGGCCCACGGCAACAAGGGCGGCTCCGGCACCGTCACTGCGACCTACGGCGCCCTCACCGCCACAGCCAGCGCGACCATCAACCTGAAGTTCGAGGACGACACCGCGAACCTGCCGCAGTCGGACAAGGACAAGTTCAAGACGCCGGACGCCAACCCGAGCGGCACGCTGCTCTACCCGTACGACCAGACGGTGTTCGCCCGGGGGATCCTGGCGCCCGAGCTGATGTGGAGCGGCGGCGGGGCGGGTGACAAGTACAAGCTGGAGATCGCCGACAAGTCCGTGACGCTGACGGCGTACTTCAGCGCCGATCCGCCCAGTCGCTTCAGCATGAAGAAGGAGTGGTGGACGGCGCTGACGGAGAGCAGCGACGGCTCGCCGGTGAGCGTCAAGGTCTCGCGCTTGGACGCTGCCGGCGCGGCCCATCAGGCCATGTCCCAGAGCTGGACCATCGCCCCCGGCAACCTGCGCGGCACCATCTACTACTGGGCGGTCAACACCGGCACGCTGATGAAGATCGCCCCGGGAGCGTCGAGCCCGGTGGCCGTGTTCGACCCGGGTCCCGCCAATCAGCTCGGCAGCCCCGCGCCCGCCAACTACAACGGCACGCAGCCGCCCTGGGAGTCCGGCGGCAACGGCAAGCGCTGCGTGGCCTGCCACACCGTGAGCAAGGACGGTTCGACGCTGGCCACCGTGTTCGAGAAGACGGGCTCGACCGCGAGCCCCTGGGGCACGATCGATCTCACGCAGAGCACGCCGCCCGTCGTGCAAATCAGCTCCTACACCTCGACCACGATCTACCTCGCGCTCTCGCCCGACGGCGCCTACGCGGTGCACAACGATCTGAACATGTCGATGCACCTGGCGAACGCCAAGACCGGGGCCGCGGTGGCGAGCGCCCTGGACGGCATCGCGGACAAGGTGTGCGATCCGGTGTTCTCCCCGGACGGGAAGCTCTTGGCGTTCTCCAGCAACGTGACCGGCGCCTACCCGGTGGAGTTCACCCGGGCGGACCTCGACGTGTTCGAGTTCGACCAGAACACGCTGACCTTCAGCAATCGGAAGAACATCGTGAACGGGGCCAACCTGGCCATCGCGTTCCCGAGCTTCTCCCCGGACTCGAAGTGGATCCTCTACCAGAAGGGCGACTACAGCCGGGCCAAGTACGGCGCCGGCAACAACCTGACCGGGCACAACAAGCTCTACATCGCGGACGTCGCCAAGCAGGTCGGCGAGATCGAGCTCTCGGCGGCGAGCGGCACGAGCCTGCCCGCCAAGGACCAGCTCCGGAGCTACCAGCCCACGGTCAACCCCGTCGCGGTCGGCGGCTACATCTGGGTCGTGTTCTTCAGCCCCCGCGACTACGGCAACCGCATGCAGTCCACGAGCGACTCCACCACGGAGAACAGGAAGCAGCTCTGGGTCTCGGCGGTGGACCTGAACCCCCAACCGGGGAAAGACCCGAGCCATCCGGCGTTCTGGCTGCCGGGACAAGATCTCAGCACCATCAACATGAGCGGGTACTGGGCGCTCGAGCCCTGCAAGCAGAACGGCCTCGAGTGCAACGAGGGCTACGAGTGCTGCACCGGCTTCTGCCGCGACCAGGGCGACGGCACCTTCAAGTGCGTGCCGCCCCCCACGAACCAGTGCGCCTTGGTCGGGGAGAAGTGCACCACGGTGGCGGACTGCTGCCTGCCGCCCGGCTCCAAGATCCAGTGTATCGGCGGCTTCTGTGCGCTGCCCGGTCCGGCCTGA
- a CDS encoding protein kinase, with translation MRARINPATALLAVGRLTDPQDRAASFRQAIAALGQNMRVTGPPPLDGIDPQSLTRACQVALEAKLFEDLDWIAPGPATVALYELMMALPTGAERRELGRKVLTRLYEGTAGTFAAVATRMALGSGKALEPATMRARVSLVIDVPIGSDVDGDALALTLATRRELAERWMVRPSFAALPARRMAARILERAAREAVMRSQQGDPLPGELLGGEIVRPVRRRLLADREPLVWRHAAISRGLLASVDQSLREQIDLALDPALSPTEWRRAAVSLVATLAADPNGGLKACQRLLRSEILRKDPGIAATMVWGLGPAIETEPDAAEQLLDLLAASRRPDVAEAVAQLFAELGPTRFGGRAADMLRSVLASKLDSDPPALRAITERTLASLDRERGDGGLAESLRRAMVAFETRGARAAHDHATEAETEARAALERLLELDAHDPQALPEALALLADLDAGALESNRLADLLLLGRRPGDADASLPGMERAFDALGRWLLDAEEREIAAAWSRLGSLGNQRRLRALLHLVDTETAHGETDEASTRLRERIRRALDVLVRRVAAGPDASVHRIVCATLARACDAAVREGVAEPSDVFLLVAERLGDRHSIVTLGEASTNEDVETVLGAYASFLDPGGAAESQAESTHDTETAHLADHAGFATAARRVLRLSVGLAAGGSHRAEALRGTVLRLARSLEAVVAARGLSDIVEQSSGSSAIEEIEHALDSLRMLLSGARRRVLEQEPDAAEVIADVAPLSLLLERAVSASVPPNAEQLAAAREELLRELPTPLTLAVAGVLSRVAELPAVAPADVVAIPLGRRRAELPDWLLPRRTLGAFYVVRPLGAGGVSSVFVARRLEERHDAKAESFALKVPQFDPTTARSLSEQEFMQLFRDEAGALLSLPQHENLARFVTFDMAARPKPILVMELIRGVGLDRLVRSRSLTVERAFSYLDGILAGLEAMHSVGVGHLDVKPSNVILRDGDTPVLVDFGLSGRKLRPGCGTLEYCSPEVIGIVAEGHAPSPLAADVYAFACMAFEVLTGKPLFDAADETAILSLHLAHDGWPDKLVSLGKMTDLADVSVVLAACLRRDARARPDISDVRKALGQAGRKLVRASWPLGRTPRAEPASARP, from the coding sequence ATGCGCGCCCGCATCAACCCAGCCACCGCCCTGCTGGCGGTGGGTCGGCTCACCGATCCGCAGGACCGGGCCGCGAGCTTCCGGCAGGCGATCGCCGCGCTGGGGCAGAACATGCGGGTCACCGGGCCCCCGCCCCTGGACGGAATCGACCCGCAATCGCTGACCCGGGCCTGCCAGGTCGCCCTGGAAGCCAAGCTGTTCGAGGATCTGGACTGGATCGCGCCGGGGCCCGCGACCGTCGCGCTCTACGAGCTGATGATGGCGCTGCCGACGGGCGCCGAGCGCCGCGAGCTCGGGCGCAAGGTGCTGACCCGCCTCTACGAGGGCACGGCCGGGACCTTTGCCGCTGTCGCCACGCGCATGGCTCTGGGCTCGGGCAAGGCGCTCGAGCCGGCCACGATGCGCGCCCGAGTCAGCCTCGTCATCGACGTGCCCATCGGCTCGGACGTGGACGGGGACGCGCTGGCCCTGACCTTGGCGACCCGGCGCGAGCTCGCGGAGCGCTGGATGGTGCGACCGTCGTTCGCGGCGCTGCCGGCGCGGCGCATGGCAGCGCGCATCCTGGAGCGCGCGGCGCGGGAAGCGGTGATGCGCTCCCAGCAAGGCGATCCGCTCCCGGGCGAGCTGCTCGGGGGCGAGATCGTGCGGCCCGTGCGACGCCGCCTGCTCGCCGATCGCGAGCCCCTGGTCTGGCGCCACGCGGCGATCTCGCGCGGGCTACTCGCCAGCGTGGATCAGAGCCTGCGCGAGCAGATCGATCTGGCGCTCGACCCGGCGCTGTCGCCCACCGAGTGGCGCCGCGCCGCGGTCTCGCTGGTGGCGACCCTGGCCGCCGATCCGAACGGCGGCCTGAAGGCCTGCCAGCGGCTCCTCAGGAGCGAGATCCTGCGCAAGGACCCGGGCATCGCGGCCACCATGGTCTGGGGCCTCGGCCCCGCCATCGAGACCGAGCCGGACGCCGCCGAGCAGCTTCTCGATCTCTTGGCCGCGTCGCGCCGGCCAGACGTCGCGGAGGCCGTGGCGCAGCTGTTCGCGGAGCTCGGGCCGACTCGCTTCGGTGGCCGGGCTGCCGACATGCTGCGCTCGGTCCTGGCTTCCAAGCTCGACAGCGATCCGCCGGCGCTGCGAGCGATCACCGAGCGCACGCTTGCGAGCCTGGACCGAGAACGGGGCGACGGCGGGCTCGCGGAGTCGCTGCGTCGGGCGATGGTCGCGTTCGAGACCCGCGGGGCTCGCGCCGCCCACGATCACGCCACGGAAGCCGAAACGGAGGCGCGGGCAGCGCTCGAGCGCTTGCTCGAGCTCGACGCGCACGACCCGCAAGCGTTGCCCGAGGCGCTCGCGCTGCTCGCCGACCTGGACGCCGGGGCACTGGAGTCGAATCGCCTCGCCGATCTCCTGCTGCTTGGCCGCCGCCCCGGCGACGCGGACGCGAGCCTGCCCGGAATGGAACGCGCGTTCGATGCTCTGGGCCGCTGGCTGCTCGACGCCGAGGAGCGTGAGATCGCCGCCGCCTGGTCCCGCCTCGGCTCGCTGGGCAATCAGCGACGCTTGCGCGCGCTCCTGCACCTGGTCGACACCGAGACCGCGCACGGCGAGACGGACGAGGCCAGCACCCGCCTGCGCGAGCGGATCCGTCGCGCCCTCGACGTGCTGGTCCGACGGGTCGCCGCCGGGCCCGACGCCTCTGTGCACCGCATCGTGTGCGCCACGCTGGCCCGCGCTTGCGACGCCGCGGTGCGCGAGGGTGTCGCCGAACCGAGCGACGTGTTCCTGCTGGTGGCCGAGCGGCTCGGCGACCGGCACTCCATCGTGACCCTCGGCGAGGCCAGCACCAACGAGGACGTGGAGACCGTGCTCGGCGCCTACGCCAGCTTCCTCGACCCGGGCGGCGCTGCAGAGTCGCAGGCAGAGAGCACCCACGACACCGAGACGGCGCACCTGGCCGATCACGCCGGCTTCGCCACCGCGGCCCGGCGCGTGCTCCGGCTCTCGGTGGGCCTAGCCGCCGGGGGCTCGCACCGCGCGGAGGCGCTGCGCGGGACGGTGCTCCGGCTGGCTCGCTCGCTCGAGGCGGTGGTAGCCGCGCGCGGGCTCTCGGACATCGTGGAGCAGAGCTCCGGCAGCTCGGCCATCGAGGAGATCGAGCACGCCCTGGACTCGCTGCGCATGCTGCTCTCCGGCGCGCGGCGACGCGTGCTCGAGCAGGAGCCCGATGCCGCGGAGGTGATCGCGGACGTCGCTCCGTTGTCGCTCTTGCTCGAGCGCGCCGTGAGCGCGTCGGTGCCGCCGAATGCCGAGCAGCTGGCGGCCGCGCGAGAGGAGCTCCTGCGCGAGCTGCCCACCCCGCTCACACTCGCCGTCGCCGGTGTGCTGTCGCGGGTCGCGGAGCTGCCGGCGGTGGCGCCGGCGGACGTGGTCGCGATCCCGCTCGGCCGGCGCCGCGCCGAGCTGCCGGACTGGCTGCTGCCGCGCCGCACCCTCGGCGCTTTCTACGTGGTCAGGCCCCTGGGCGCCGGCGGCGTCAGCTCGGTGTTCGTCGCGCGCCGACTCGAGGAGCGCCACGACGCCAAGGCCGAGAGCTTCGCGCTCAAGGTGCCGCAGTTCGACCCCACCACGGCCCGCAGCCTGTCCGAGCAGGAGTTCATGCAACTCTTCCGCGACGAGGCCGGCGCGCTCTTGTCCCTGCCGCAGCACGAGAACCTGGCGCGCTTCGTCACCTTCGACATGGCGGCGCGTCCGAAGCCCATCCTGGTGATGGAGCTGATCCGCGGCGTGGGCCTCGATCGGCTGGTGCGCAGCCGCTCGCTGACCGTCGAGCGGGCGTTCTCCTACCTGGACGGCATCTTGGCCGGCCTGGAGGCCATGCACAGCGTGGGCGTCGGCCACTTGGACGTGAAGCCTTCGAATGTGATCTTACGTGACGGCGACACTCCGGTGCTCGTGGACTTCGGCCTGAGCGGTCGCAAGCTGCGCCCGGGCTGCGGCACGCTCGAGTACTGCTCCCCGGAGGTGATCGGCATCGTCGCCGAGGGACACGCCCCGAGCCCCCTCGCCGCCGACGTGTACGCCTTCGCCTGCATGGCGTTCGAGGTGCTGACGGGCAAGCCGCTCTTCGACGCCGCCGACGAGACCGCCATCCTCTCGCTTCACCTCGCCCACGACGGCTGGCCCGACAAGCTGGTGTCGCTCGGCAAGATGACGGATCTCGCCGACGTCAGCGTGGTGCTCGCCGCATGCCTGCGCCGCGATGCGCGCGCTCGCCCTGACATCAGCGACGTGCGCAAGGCCCTGGGACAAGCCGGCCGGAAGCTCGTGCGTGCGAGCTGGCCGCTGGGCAGGACCCCGCGCGCCGAGCCCGCGAGCGCACGTCCGTGA
- a CDS encoding glucose 1-dehydrogenase, which translates to MSLIHLKDKVAIVSGASRGIGEAIARAFAGAGANLVLSSRKLDGVQAVAAQLREGGSEVHAVAAHVGNTDQCHALVRETVERFGRADVLVNCAGTNPYFGPMVNIDPGAYEKTFEVNLRGAFETSRAFAQHVIDRKGTGSIVTITSVAGLRAAPLQGVYGMTKAALVSMTQTLAFELGQSGVRVNAIAPGLVETRLAAAILASPEMLEHANRHTALGRVGRPEEIASAALFLASDAASFVTGQTLCVDGGFTAF; encoded by the coding sequence ATGTCGCTCATTCACTTGAAGGACAAGGTTGCCATCGTCAGCGGCGCGAGCCGGGGCATTGGCGAGGCCATCGCCCGCGCCTTCGCTGGCGCCGGCGCCAACTTGGTGCTCTCGTCGCGCAAGCTCGACGGCGTGCAGGCCGTGGCGGCCCAGCTCCGCGAAGGCGGCAGCGAGGTGCACGCCGTGGCCGCTCACGTCGGCAACACCGACCAGTGCCACGCCCTGGTACGGGAGACCGTGGAGCGCTTCGGTCGCGCCGACGTGCTGGTGAACTGTGCCGGCACCAACCCCTACTTCGGCCCCATGGTGAACATCGATCCCGGCGCCTACGAGAAGACCTTCGAGGTGAACCTGCGCGGCGCCTTCGAGACCAGCCGCGCATTCGCCCAGCACGTGATCGATCGCAAGGGCACGGGCTCCATCGTCACCATCACCAGCGTGGCGGGCCTGCGCGCGGCGCCGCTCCAGGGCGTCTACGGCATGACCAAGGCGGCGCTCGTCAGCATGACGCAGACCCTCGCCTTCGAGCTCGGCCAGAGCGGGGTGCGCGTCAACGCCATCGCGCCCGGGCTGGTCGAGACCCGGCTCGCGGCGGCCATCCTGGCGAGCCCCGAGATGCTGGAGCACGCGAACCGCCACACCGCCCTGGGTCGAGTCGGGCGCCCCGAGGAGATCGCCTCGGCAGCGCTGTTCCTGGCCAGCGACGCGGCGTCGTTCGTGACCGGTCAGACGCTGTGCGTCGACGGCGGCTTCACGGCCTTCTGA
- the hemH gene encoding ferrochelatase: protein MPIGPHDGVLLVAHGTVTDLDDLPAFLQQIRRGRPASPELCAEIRHRYEVIGGSPLLDITRAQASALSKRLDAPVLVGMRLWRPTVEDVLRGIGGLRLRRLCVLPLAPFSVHVYWEAAQASLASVRAELGPNAPELVPTEPWGTEPALVEGFAAAIRSVLGEDGKRTAVVLTAHSLPTRAIREGDPYEAQFRACATAVSERLGRDTVVAFQSQGADGGDWLGPDLKSVLELEKASGAERVVLSPIGFPAEHVETLYDLDVEAAGWARELGLELTRVRALNDDPSLVSALESVVRRAFG, encoded by the coding sequence ATGCCGATTGGACCCCACGACGGCGTGCTCCTGGTGGCGCACGGCACGGTGACCGACCTCGACGACCTGCCGGCGTTCCTGCAACAGATCCGCCGCGGCCGGCCGGCTTCGCCGGAGCTCTGCGCCGAGATCCGCCACCGCTACGAGGTCATCGGTGGCTCGCCGCTGCTCGACATCACCCGGGCGCAGGCCTCGGCGTTGTCGAAGCGGCTCGACGCGCCGGTGCTGGTCGGGATGCGGCTCTGGCGCCCCACCGTCGAAGACGTGCTGCGCGGCATCGGCGGGCTCCGGCTTCGGCGCCTGTGCGTGCTGCCGCTGGCGCCGTTCTCGGTGCACGTCTACTGGGAGGCCGCCCAGGCCTCACTCGCGTCAGTGCGCGCCGAGCTCGGACCCAACGCGCCGGAGCTCGTGCCCACGGAGCCGTGGGGCACGGAGCCCGCGCTGGTCGAAGGCTTCGCGGCGGCGATCCGCTCGGTGTTGGGCGAGGACGGCAAGCGGACCGCGGTCGTGCTCACGGCCCACAGCTTGCCGACCCGCGCCATCCGTGAGGGGGATCCGTACGAAGCCCAGTTCCGCGCCTGCGCGACGGCTGTGAGCGAGCGCCTGGGTCGCGACACGGTCGTGGCGTTCCAGAGCCAGGGCGCCGACGGCGGCGACTGGCTGGGGCCGGATCTGAAGAGCGTGCTCGAGCTGGAAAAGGCGTCTGGAGCCGAGCGCGTCGTGCTCTCGCCGATCGGCTTTCCCGCCGAGCACGTCGAGACGCTCTACGACCTGGACGTCGAGGCGGCGGGCTGGGCCCGAGAGCTCGGGCTCGAGCTCACGCGGGTGCGCGCTCTGAACGACGACCCCAGCTTGGTGTCAGCGCTGGAGAGCGTGGTGCGCCGCGCATTCGGCTGA
- the pruA gene encoding L-glutamate gamma-semialdehyde dehydrogenase, producing the protein MLNALSHAPPPVNEPVLSYAPGTAERAALKAELSRLASSELDIPLIIAGKEVRTGKQGSAVMPHAHAHVLGRHHMAGPAEVQAAIRAAVDAQHDWARMSQGARAAIFLKAAELLAGKYRPILNAATMLGQSKTAHQAEIDAACELIDFFRFNVHFAERILAEQPLSGPGMWNQGDARPLEGFVFAVTPFNFTSIAGNLPTAPAILGNTAVWKPASTAVYSAHFIMQLLLEAGLPPGVINLVYGSGGQVGNAVLESPHLAGVHFTGSTGVFQGMWKSIGERIGSYRTYPRLVGETGGKDFIFAHESADRQALAVAIVRGAFEFQGQKCSAASRVYLPSSIADDVRERVVAMIRELSVGDIRDFSNFMGAVIDQSAYRDHVSYIEHARGDGSKILAGGSYDDKVGYFIQPTLVETPDPKSRLMREEIFGPVLTWYVYDAGKLDDALSLCDETSPYALTGAVFAQDRAFVSKASERLRNAAGNFYVNDKPTGAVVGQQPFGGARASGTNDKAGSLWNLIRWISPRTIKETFAPPTSWRYPFLAKD; encoded by the coding sequence ATGCTGAACGCCCTGAGCCACGCGCCACCCCCCGTCAACGAGCCCGTGCTGAGCTACGCGCCGGGCACGGCCGAGCGCGCGGCGCTCAAAGCCGAGCTGTCGCGGTTGGCCTCGAGCGAGCTCGACATCCCGCTGATCATCGCCGGCAAAGAGGTGCGGACCGGCAAGCAGGGCAGCGCCGTGATGCCCCACGCTCACGCGCACGTGCTCGGCCGCCATCACATGGCGGGGCCGGCCGAGGTGCAGGCGGCGATCCGGGCCGCGGTGGACGCGCAGCACGACTGGGCGCGCATGTCGCAGGGCGCCCGCGCGGCGATCTTCCTCAAGGCCGCCGAGCTCCTGGCCGGGAAGTACCGCCCGATCCTGAACGCCGCCACCATGCTGGGGCAGAGCAAGACGGCACATCAGGCGGAGATCGACGCGGCCTGCGAGCTGATCGACTTCTTCCGCTTCAACGTCCACTTCGCAGAGCGCATCCTGGCGGAGCAGCCGCTCTCCGGCCCGGGCATGTGGAATCAGGGGGACGCGCGGCCCCTCGAGGGCTTCGTGTTCGCGGTGACGCCCTTCAACTTCACGTCCATCGCCGGCAACCTGCCCACCGCCCCGGCCATCCTGGGCAACACCGCGGTGTGGAAGCCCGCGTCGACCGCGGTCTACTCCGCGCACTTCATCATGCAGCTCCTGCTCGAAGCCGGGCTGCCTCCCGGAGTGATCAACCTGGTCTACGGCTCCGGCGGGCAAGTGGGCAACGCCGTGCTGGAGAGCCCGCACCTGGCGGGCGTGCACTTCACCGGCTCGACCGGCGTCTTCCAGGGCATGTGGAAGAGCATCGGGGAACGCATCGGGAGCTACCGCACCTATCCGCGCCTGGTCGGCGAGACCGGCGGCAAGGACTTCATCTTCGCCCACGAGAGCGCCGATCGGCAGGCCCTGGCGGTGGCCATCGTGCGCGGCGCCTTCGAATTCCAGGGGCAGAAGTGCAGCGCGGCCTCCCGCGTCTACCTGCCGAGCAGCATCGCCGACGACGTCCGCGAGCGCGTGGTGGCGATGATCCGCGAACTCAGCGTGGGGGACATCCGGGACTTCTCGAACTTCATGGGCGCCGTCATCGACCAGAGCGCGTACCGCGATCACGTCAGCTACATCGAGCACGCGCGCGGCGACGGCTCGAAGATCCTGGCGGGTGGCAGCTACGACGACAAGGTCGGCTATTTCATCCAGCCGACCCTGGTGGAGACTCCGGACCCGAAGTCCAGGCTGATGCGCGAGGAGATCTTCGGTCCAGTGCTCACCTGGTACGTGTACGACGCGGGCAAGCTGGACGACGCGCTCTCGCTCTGCGACGAGACCTCGCCCTACGCGCTGACGGGCGCCGTGTTCGCGCAAGACCGCGCCTTCGTGAGCAAGGCGTCGGAGCGGCTCCGCAACGCCGCCGGCAACTTCTACGTCAACGACAAGCCGACCGGCGCCGTGGTCGGTCAGCAACCCTTCGGCGGCGCGCGCGCCTCCGGCACGAACGACAAGGCCGGCTCGCTCTGGAACCTGATCCGCTGGATCTCCCCGCGCACGATCAAAGAGACCTTCGCCCCTCCGACCAGCTGGCGCTACCCGTTCCTGGCCAAGGACTGA
- the gndA gene encoding NADP-dependent phosphogluconate dehydrogenase, whose amino-acid sequence MQQIGLVGLAVMGENLALNIEEKGFPIAVFNRSTDKVDAFLAANPGKKIVGAKSPAELCAALSRPRKIVMMVKAGKPVDDTIASLTPHLEPGDMLIDGGNEYFTNTERRSKELDARGFRFVGMGVSGGEEGARHGPSLMPGGPKSAYEELAPILTKIAAQVDDGPCVDWMGPGGAGHYVKMVHNGIEYGDMQLIAEAYDVLKTLGGMSNEQLGELFAEWNRGELESFLIEITSKIFRKKDALADGFLVDKIVDATGMKGTGKWTVQQAAELGSPIPTIASSVEARMLSAMKADRVAASKAIEGRTIASGKVDPKTLAEDVRHALYAAKVQSYAQGMNLLRRASGEYGWGLRLGAIARIWKGGCIIRARFLDRIKRAYDRNAELPSLLVDAEFAKELAERQPAWRRVVSLAVQSGVPVPTFSGSLAYFDGYRRERLPANLLQAQRDFFGAHTYARVDREGSFHTEWE is encoded by the coding sequence ATGCAGCAGATCGGCTTGGTGGGGTTGGCGGTGATGGGGGAGAACCTGGCCCTCAACATCGAGGAGAAGGGGTTTCCCATCGCGGTCTTCAACCGCAGCACCGACAAGGTGGACGCCTTCCTCGCGGCGAACCCGGGCAAGAAGATCGTCGGCGCGAAGTCGCCGGCGGAGCTCTGCGCTGCGCTCAGCCGGCCGCGCAAGATCGTGATGATGGTCAAGGCGGGCAAACCCGTGGACGACACCATCGCAAGCCTGACTCCGCACCTCGAGCCCGGCGACATGCTGATCGACGGCGGCAACGAGTACTTCACCAACACCGAGCGCCGCAGCAAGGAGCTCGACGCCCGGGGCTTCCGCTTCGTGGGCATGGGCGTGTCAGGCGGCGAGGAAGGCGCGCGGCACGGCCCTTCGCTGATGCCCGGCGGGCCGAAGAGCGCGTATGAAGAGCTCGCGCCCATCCTGACCAAGATCGCCGCTCAGGTGGACGACGGCCCGTGCGTGGACTGGATGGGGCCGGGCGGCGCGGGCCACTACGTGAAGATGGTCCACAACGGCATCGAGTACGGCGACATGCAGCTCATCGCCGAGGCCTACGACGTCCTGAAGACGCTGGGTGGCATGAGCAACGAGCAGCTCGGGGAGCTGTTCGCGGAGTGGAACCGTGGCGAGCTCGAGTCGTTCCTGATCGAGATCACCAGCAAGATCTTTCGCAAGAAAGACGCGCTCGCCGACGGCTTCCTGGTGGACAAGATCGTGGACGCCACGGGCATGAAGGGCACCGGCAAGTGGACGGTGCAGCAGGCCGCCGAGCTCGGCTCGCCCATCCCGACCATAGCCAGCTCCGTGGAGGCCCGAATGCTCTCGGCCATGAAGGCCGACCGCGTGGCGGCTTCGAAGGCCATCGAGGGCCGCACCATCGCGAGCGGCAAGGTCGATCCGAAAACGCTCGCCGAGGACGTGCGCCACGCGCTCTACGCCGCCAAGGTGCAGAGCTACGCCCAGGGGATGAACCTGCTCCGGCGCGCCTCAGGCGAGTACGGCTGGGGCCTGCGCCTCGGGGCAATCGCCCGCATCTGGAAGGGTGGCTGCATCATCCGTGCGCGCTTCCTCGATCGCATCAAGCGCGCCTACGACCGAAACGCCGAGCTGCCGAGCCTGCTCGTGGACGCAGAGTTCGCCAAGGAGCTCGCCGAGCGCCAGCCCGCCTGGCGCCGGGTGGTGTCGCTGGCCGTCCAGTCCGGCGTACCGGTGCCGACCTTCTCGGGATCGCTCGCCTACTTCGACGGCTACCGGCGCGAGCGCCTGCCGGCGAACCTGCTCCAGGCCCAGCGGGACTTCTTCGGCGCCCACACCTACGCACGGGTCGATCGCGAGGGCTCCTTCCACACCGAGTGGGAGTGA